The Ziziphus jujuba cultivar Dongzao chromosome 1, ASM3175591v1 genome segment atattggaCTACTGTTGTTTTGAAATTCAAACTTAGCCTAAGTTACGTATGGGCCTAATTTGCTTAATTCCTTAGTAATATTAAGAGTCGCTTGATTCAATTTTCATGAactgggaattaattaattagaggaTCATCATCTGTGGAGTTTGGCAACTGTTTTCATCTTTGGTTGAGATGTAAAGTTGAAGAATACTcttgcacattgggttttggcAGACCGAACATGATGATTTGGAGGCTAAATTTTTCGAGGAGAGAGCTGCATTGGAAGCAAAATACCAGAAGCTTTATGAACCTCTTTATACAAAGGTTTGTAAATATGATTCGACAGACAAttacttctttttaatttacaaaatattGTTGTTGCAAAATAATTGCTTTTCAGTTTAGAGAAATCACCATGATAGTTTAGAATAGAAAATAATTGATGTTATGAAGTGAGTTTATTGTTCTGTTGATTTGCAAGGCTGACATAAATATCCTTTCTGTTTTATTTGACTATTGACTACAGAGATTTGAGATTGTCAACGGTGTGGTTGAAGTTGATGGGGTTACAAATGAAACGACAGTGAACCAAGAAGAAGATAAAGCTTCTGAAGGTACCTGCTAAGAAGTCAAAGCTCTGCTGAATTATGTGTATTGCCCCTTGATCTTGACATTGCATTAATTACATCTTATACTGCAGAGAAAGGAGTGCCTGACTTTTGGCTTACTGCAATGAAGACTAATGATGTACTGGCTGAAGAGGTAAGAATATTCTAGACTGTTGTCTTTTCTGttcttcatttttcaaattgataGTGAACTGTGATTTACTGTATCGTGGAGTAGATAACAGAGCGTGATGAGGGAGCTCTCAAGTATCTCAAAGATATCAAATGGTGTAGAATTGACAGTCCCAAAGGATTCAAGCTGGAGTTCTTTTTTGATCCTAATCCTTACTTCAAAAATTCTGTCCTCACAAAAACATATCATATGATTGATGATGATGAGCCTATTTTGGAGAAGGCTATTGGGTAAGTCTAATTTCTGTTGTtgcaataagaaaaaaatatacacTTTCACAACCTCGTCTTATGTTGGGATACCTTGTAGGACTGAGATTGAATGGTATCCTGGAAAAATCTTGACTCAGAAACTCTTGAAGAAGAAGCCGCGAAAGGGATCAAAAAATGTGAAACCCATCACTAAAACTGAAGATTGTGATAGCTTCTTCAACTTCTTTAACCCCCCTCAGGTTCCCGAGGATGATGACGATATTGATGAAGATACTGTAAGCTTTGCTTCATTTAAGATGCCTATGCAATTTACTATGTATGAGCTAGTTTAATATTGATATCAGTGAGTTTCTTAATCCATCTAATAAATGTATTGACAGGCTGAAGAACTACAGAGTCAAATGGAACAGGACTATGACATTGGGTATAGCCTTTAATTTACTTTTGCTAGAGTGAACTGATCTTTGTAATTTTCTTCTTGTGTAAGAGAAGCACTCTGGCATGACACCATTTAAGTGACAGAATTCAGTAAAGCAATACTTTTCTAAAATGATAATGACGGTGAGAATGTGATTTGATCCTGATCAGTTGCTTTGGATGTGGCTAGGCTGCTGATAGGAACGAAATTCTTTATCCTTCTATTGCATCTTATGAACTACTAATGCAACTTAAAACTTAAATGTGGAGTTGTTCCAAAAAATTTGGTGATGTAACATAAGTGGTCAAGAAGAATCCCAATGATTTGTAAATatctaaaaattgatttaaacatTTTGTCAACATACTACATAGTACATGAAAATCAAAGCAAAATAATTTACCTAAAACCCACTTAatatgattgtttttttttgagATGTCTAAATGCTTGAATTTCATTATGCATTGTgagttttagttttattttctctgtttttagttttctaaagACATGTATCTGGTGCTGTGTGCAGTTCAACAATTCGGGACAAAATAATTCCTCATGCTGTTTCATGGTTTACGGGGGAGGCTGTTCATGGGGATGAATTCGAAGATTTAGAAGAAGATAATGAGGATGGTGATGAGAATGAGGATGaagatgaggatgaagatgaggatgacgaggatgatgatgaagatgaagaagaggaGGAAAAGGTCAGGAAGAAGGTATAAATAAGATTCCATCTGAACTATGGTCTTTTATTATATCGCATAAACATTTTAAACAATCTTTGACTGTTCAGTGTTCTAATTCCATCATTATTGTTGATCATTGCAGTCATCCGCTGGACGCAAGGTATGGATAATTTACCAtgctatgatatatatatatatatatatatattttctttttttaaaaaaaaaaaaaaaatgtaccacAAAATTTTTAGTGAGTGccttatctttttttaatattctatatatatgaattgtTCTGGGAAACTGCAGAAAAGTGGCAGAGCAAGAGT includes the following:
- the LOC107425215 gene encoding nucleosome assembly protein 1;4; the protein is MSNNDNNFNMPDLGSSLPAAAAALSAEDRAGLVNALKNKLQTLAGQHSDVLENLTPNVRKRVEVLREIQTEHDDLEAKFFEERAALEAKYQKLYEPLYTKRFEIVNGVVEVDGVTNETTVNQEEDKASEEKGVPDFWLTAMKTNDVLAEEITERDEGALKYLKDIKWCRIDSPKGFKLEFFFDPNPYFKNSVLTKTYHMIDDDEPILEKAIGTEIEWYPGKILTQKLLKKKPRKGSKNVKPITKTEDCDSFFNFFNPPQVPEDDDDIDEDTAEELQSQMEQDYDIGSTIRDKIIPHAVSWFTGEAVHGDEFEDLEEDNEDGDENEDEDEDEDEDDEDDDEDEEEEEKVRKKSSAGRKKSGRARVGEVQQVERPPDCKQQ